One genomic region from Vicia villosa cultivar HV-30 ecotype Madison, WI unplaced genomic scaffold, Vvil1.0 ctg.000273F_1_1_1, whole genome shotgun sequence encodes:
- the LOC131626145 gene encoding uncharacterized protein LOC131626145, whose product MDVTPEAQSQWDFSCDLEVDFGSEENASIVYATISVDKELQPGKVKRLMSVSNGKLIVHFEAVEARFLRASFSALMDVVTLATKTIEEFGQGMEL is encoded by the exons ATGGATGTCACACCAGAAGCCCAATCTCAATGGGATTTTAGCTG TGACCTGGAAGTGGATTTTGGATCTGAAGAGAATGCTTCTATTGTGTATGCTACCATAAGCGTTGACAAGGAA TTGCAACCTGGTAAAGTAAAACGACTCATGTCAGTTTCAAATGGAAAGCTAATAGT GCACTTTGAGGCAGTAGAAGCCAGATTTCTTCGTGCGTCGTTCAGTGCTTTAATGGACGTCGTCACTCTAGCAACAAAAACAATTGAAGAATTTGGTCAAGGAATGGAGTTGTGA